The following proteins are encoded in a genomic region of Triticum dicoccoides isolate Atlit2015 ecotype Zavitan chromosome 1B, WEW_v2.0, whole genome shotgun sequence:
- the LOC119311408 gene encoding uncharacterized protein LOC119311408, translated as MAVGTSSSMLGGALLLLLVLSSAIDVHGGSSSSAAPRSPLDELCIGLGGWYVTPDMCVSALCIDPSCRSARGLPELAVLATKLTVANATVAKTSIESALAHAKNVKARKVMRSCLQLYVGVVPRLQWAARSVAAGRYSGVPDVLEAAYRDVSQGCSSLAGEVALPKENNEFFMMAFVVHAVVDRVQRIIG; from the coding sequence ATGGCCGTGGGCACATCCTCTTCGATGCTCGGCGGCGCTCTCCTCCTCCTACTTGTCCTCTCCTCGGCCATTGATGTTCACGGCGGGTCAAGCTCCAGCGCCGCGCCACGTTCCCCGCTGGACGAGCTCTGCATCGGCCTAGGCGGCTGGTACGTCACGCCGGACATGTGCGTGTCCGCGCTCTGCATTGACCCCTCCTGCCGCTCCGCACGCGGCTTGCCGGAGCTCGCGGTTCTGGCCACCAAGCTGACGGTGGCCAACGCCACAGTAGCCAAAACCAGCATCGAGTCTGCGCTCGCCCATGCCAAGAACGTCAAGGCCAGGAAGGTCATGCGGTCGTGCCTGCAGCTCTACGTCGGCGTCGTCCCGCGGCTGCAGTGGGCGGCGCGGTCGGTCGCTGCGGGGCGATATAGCGGCGTTCCGGACGTGCTAGAGGCAGCCTATAGGGACGTGTCACAGGGGTGCAGCAGCTTGGCCGGCGAGGTGGCGCTTCCCAAGGAGAACAACGAGTTCTTCATGATGGCCTTCGTCGTGCACGCCGTCGTCGATCGGGTGCAGCGTATTATCGGCTGA